The genomic segment GTGTACTGGTATACTTGCGAAATTTAAATCAATAGCATGCAATTTATCCTATTTATAATGACCTATAATTATATGTAAGTTTTGGTATTTCCAAGTACGAGAACATACCTGGAAATCTACATGGACACCATGAAGTTTGTTCTAAGTAAACTTACACGCTTTGAACATCAGTGGCATTACTGTTGTAAGGTAACTTTTCTTTCAAGATTATGAAGTTTACTGAATCTATGCATCGTTTGCCATCGTGCATGTTATTGTAAATAGTTATAACTAGTCTATATAATGCTTCAAACTTTGGGCTATTGCATGTAGCTTAATGCCTATCATCTTTTTTCATGGAAAGACCAATCATTATTCCGCAACACCAACCTGCTAATAATGGTGGCATATGGGTTATTGTATGTAATATAATGCAACTATCATTTTTCATGGAAAGACCGATTGTTTTTCCTTGTGATACCAAGCTGCGAAAAAAAAGTGTCATTTCTTGGAAGTATGTGGACGTGTAAAATTATCTGTGTGCCTAGAAATATGATAGGGCAGTAAGGAACTAAATGCCATATAATTTCCTGTTTTATGTTTCTCTTTTTCCGGAGTTGTTTAAGAAGACGTTGAGTTATTATGCTCTTGACATTTAGCTACATAACTATTGATCGTGTGATGTCACTTTTCAGAAAGTTATAAAGCTATGATATTCGCATTAGAATGCGTATGAATCTATGTATACGTTGACAAAGGTTTTGTTAGTATCTCACATATCTTGAGTTTTGACATTATTAGTCCCAAAAATGCCCTTTGCCCTAGCAAAATCAACAATCTCTTTCCTCCTCTACTTTGTAATTATAATTCATTTAGAGGGAAATTTAGTCATAGAGCGGAAAGATTCTTAATATATCTCACCCACAATCATACCAACTATAATACTATTTATCACCGTATATTACATTTCCCTGTCAAtcatttcttttatcatttatttaataatcatttaataaccTCATCATTCGAACCAAGCGTGTCCTAAGTCTTTGTTTTGGCATAGCAAATGTAAATCTAACTTTTATGGTTGTGCTTTATTTTTTGGTGTTCAATTTTCATCTAAACTATGCGACCTATAACATTAAACCTAATCTGACGTGTGCTATTTTCTGTAGATATCGTGCAATCACAAGTGCCTACTATCGAGGTGCTGTTGGTGCATTGCTTGTTTATGATGTTACGCGCCATGTTACTTTTGAGAACGTTGAGAGATGGTTGAAGGAACTAAGGGATCATACAGATTCAAGCATTGTCATCATGCTTGTTGGAAACAAGGCTGATTTACGTCATTTGCGTGCTGTTTCCACTGAAGATGCAACAGCTTTTGCTGAGAAGGAGAACACTTTTTTCATGGAAACTTCTGCCCTGGAATCAATGAACGTGGAAAATGCCTTCACAGAAGTGCTTACTCAGATACATCGTGTCGTCAGCAGAAAAGCACTTGAGGCTAGTGATGATCCGGCTACTTTGCCGAAAGGGCAGACCATAAATGTTGGCTCAAAGGATGATGTTTCAGCAGTAAAGAAATCTGGGTGTTGCTCTACTTGAAAAAAGCTAACTCAATGCAGcaacatttttttattgagttttatattcTGGTATCTGTTTGATGATTTCATTGTATACATCAATCACTTGGATTATTTGGCCCGAAAAGTCAAACTCGTCGGCATACACATATTTGTTCAGCTTAAAAAGACACCCTCAGAGTTAGGATCTCACTCGCTCCTCACAATTTTTATAATCGGGATCTTTTGTTTcataaaagaatattattttttggtaaGATTTGAGACAAGATTATGGTAGGTTGTTGATTCGAATTTGAAGTTAGATATGTAATTGGAATTGCAGTTGCTCTATGTACTCCGGTTTGATGGTTATTTATGTGATTACAACTTTGAAGCGTCTGTTGAGAACGTTGCTTTTGGTGGGAGAAGTACTTGGTCATTGTCGTGCATATACGTAGATTTTTAGTCATTTTAATGGGTCCGAAACTGATTTGAAACAAATTACGTGTCCAGATTTGGGCATCCCGTTTGTCTCTTTCTATTGTTGTGTTTTTCAATCAGCTTATTTTTATGGCAGTAGATTGAGCAGTTTCAAATGGTAGTGTGGTATGATTCCTTGGGGGCAAGGAAGCTAGATAGCAAATACACTTCCGAGGCTTTGGGCCTCAGCTTGGTGTTCCTATAAATTGGGTCGCTCTAAAAGCTCAAATACTGAGCATTATTACTCAAATTTTCCATTATATTACTGTTTAGCAGAAAtagattattattataaagTAGGAAATGTTACTTGCTGCTTTTCTTTAATCTGTAAAAAATGTTTTCTATAAATATCGTAAAGCACTTTCAAAATGCCTTTGTGCTCATAATTTACACCCTACAATATCAAAAATCACAAGTTGTCCCCTTGGGCTTTGTTTAACGTCTATATCTTTTAGTACTTTATTTGTACCAGCGATTCTACCTCTATGAACAATCGTGTGTGtataaattagtttttttgTGTATAATTCTTTTGGCATTAACTATTAAGTAATATttgtacaaaaaatttaaatattataactaGAAAGTTCTATGGATGATTTTAGACTCACTGTTTAAATAAGGGTTGTATGAAAACATAGTGCTTCCCCCTACACGGAAGGCTACACGAATCAAATGTGGCCAAGCTTAAAGGAAAACGGGTATTTGGTTTCAATCGAAGCTATTGAACTCGGGAAAAAACTTGAATTGCCACTTTATTTTTAGTACAATGCTGCAAAGAATTATGCAAAAGTCAAAAAACTTGAACGAAgggttttgaaaaatataaatttacctATGCAAAATTCAAAATTGTCTCACCTCGTCCTTCCCTCACTGCCCAATACTTGGGTATGTCTCCATATTTCAAAGTATAGAGCTTCACCGTACACGCAAACGTGTTGGCCCTGTTCGATGGAAAAGATAACTGAAATACATTGGGGAAAGCTCTTTCTCGCAATCTTGCTGCTAGTATGGAATCGATCATCACTTGGATCATTATTAGTAAATTTATCGTAGTTTATTAATTATGCAGCAATGAATCATAGAGAATGAATTTGTATAAATTCAACAACATACAGAAACAATTGAGTGAGATAAATCTAAATCCGAACATGTAACATATTCAGTAAAGATGAATGCATATGAGGTTCGATGATTTCACAATCCAGACAAATGTGGAAACACCCTCGGACTCTTTTCCCCACGTATCAAAACATTAGTATGCATTCAAATCAGAATTAAGTAAATTAAGTATACATCTGGATAACCTCGGAAGGGATCAGTCGCGCTCACTAATGGCAGTCAAGTGCTCTTCAATCTCCTCAGTTGACAATACTTTGAACACTGGATCGTCTTTCCTCACAACACCGACCTGGTGTAAACATCAGAAAATGTCACCAAGTTTCAACTCtcagaaaaatataataatagagTAGCATGTTTATGTTTAGAAAGCAATCCGTAGACATGTGACAAAAATGTAGAAAGTCGATGTTCTTCGAGATGCGCATTTAAAGCACATTTGTGCCTGATATTAGACAATATATTTACAAATAAGGTGTCATCCCTTGAGCAAAGTATATAATCGGTTTCGCTTTCATTTTCTCAATA from the Primulina huaijiensis isolate GDHJ02 unplaced genomic scaffold, ASM1229523v2 scaffold25037, whole genome shotgun sequence genome contains:
- the LOC140967429 gene encoding ras-related protein RABA1f, producing the protein MGAYRADDDYDYLFKVVLIGDSGVGKSNLLSRFTRNEFSLESKSTIGVEFATRSIRVDEKVVKAQIWDTAGQERYRAITSAYYRGAVGALLVYDVTRHVTFENVERWLKELRDHTDSSIVIMLVGNKADLRHLRAVSTEDATAFAEKENTFFMETSALESMNVENAFTEVLTQIHRVVSRKALEASDDPATLPKGQTINVGSKDDVSAVKKSGCCST